Part of the Pseudomonas sp. ADAK13 genome is shown below.
CATCTTTACGTGTCCCGGCGCGGCCATGACCAGGGCCAGATTCATCAAGCCCTGGAAGCGCTGGGGCTGACACGGGACGTGGTGACCATCGTTGCCGGGTTCTCCACCGCCCTGGCGCTGGCCCGCAGCACGGACCTGATCGCCAGCGTACCCGAGCGCCATACCGCCAACCTGCACAGCGACCTTCACCGCTTTGCGCTGCCGTTCGCGTTCCCGGATTTCACCGTGTCGATGCTCTGGCACCCGCGCCTGGACGCCGACCTGGCCCATCGCTGGCTGCGCGGTTGCCTGCGGGAGGTGTGTGCGCAATGAACGGCGTTTGGAATGCCGGTCTTGAACGCGACGCTCTCCCTGTGGCGAGGGAGCTTGCTCCCGCTGGGCTGCGAAGCGGCCCCAAAACCTGCATCCTGTTTCTAGCTGAAAGAACGCGGTGTGTTTGATTGGGGCTGCTACGCAGCCCAGCGGGAGCAAGCTCCCTCGCCACAACAGGCTCCCTCGCCACAATAGGACTGAAGCAAGTCGCTCCGGGCCCGCTGCGGCCCTTCAACAGGTACAATCCGCCCAGCCTTGACACGAAACACCAGGAATTCGAATGTTCAGCCTTACCCGTTACGAAACCCCATGCCCCGAGCCGATCAACGCGCAGATCCTGCAGATGGTGGTCGACTACCTGACCGACATCAGCATGGTCGCCATCCCCCCGAGCAACCTGCTGTACAACGTGTACCAGTATGCGATCGGCTATGAGGTGCACCTGTACCTGGAAGCGCTGGGCGGGTCGAAGGGCATTGCGGTTGAATTGATCGTCGCGCTGGATGCGCAGGAGCAGGTGATTGGCTTCCTGCTGTACCTGCCGGTGAAGGACGACCCCGAGGCGTGCGGCGTGGCCTACATGGCGGTTCACGCCAGCCATCGGCGCAAGGGCGTGGCGC
Proteins encoded:
- a CDS encoding GNAT family N-acetyltransferase, producing the protein MFSLTRYETPCPEPINAQILQMVVDYLTDISMVAIPPSNLLYNVYQYAIGYEVHLYLEALGGSKGIAVELIVALDAQEQVIGFLLYLPVKDDPEACGVAYMAVHASHRRKGVARAMMQDMLARYPHAELTCAVEKVPAFESMGFQLRGVRGTQVLMNTRDYSTDGLMGLLDVASIYSSLEVRQIHTYLLQKHGKRAMIDAEKQRDRHFDQMTHKARMFVHARLG